The following proteins come from a genomic window of Myroides odoratus DSM 2801:
- a CDS encoding efflux RND transporter permease subunit, translating into MKKNIIDTAIHKRWLVAALFGLLCIFGYYSWKQLSIEAYPDIADTTSQVVTQVPGLAAEEIELQITIPIERALNGMPGMHVMRSNSTFGLSMITLVFEDGVDDYFARQRIQERLNAVELPYEAVPELDPLTSPIGEVYRYIIEGDGYSLRELTDIQNFVIIPKLNQVSGVAEVTNFGGITTQFQIELDPHKLEQYDLSLSDVTETIEENNVNSGGSVLTRGDLGYVVRGIGLVKDLEDLGKIVVKADNGIPIFLKDLGRLKYGNVERKGVLGYSDKERNYSDSIEGIVLLLKGENPSVVLDKIHQYVDELNNELLPEGVKIHTFLDRTELVDTTLHTVSTTLIEGISLVIIVLIVFLGSWRGALLVAITIPVSLLFAFILMHFTDIPANLLSLGAIDFGIIVDGAIVMMESILKKREDNPNEELKEKSIAQRTKEVAKPVFFATIIIITAYLPLFAFERVEKKLFTPMAFTVGFALLGALLVALFLIPGLAYAVYKKPRKIYHNKWLEKLTGLYHNRIEKIMKRPKQVFLPIVIVLAITVGLTVKVGKDFLPPLDEGSIWLQVTLPPGISLEKSKEMSDTLRARTMKYEEVTYVMVQAGRNDDGTDPFTPSHFECSIGIKPYKEWPRGKTKNDLIEELAAEYESLPGFTVGFAQPMIDGVMDKISGAHSELVVKVYGEDFHETRRIANEVLGTLKTVDGAVDLAIDQEPPLPQLQIHANRDKIAQYGLNVADVAELIEVAIGGKAISQIFIGNKVYDISARYTEESRNTPEKIANLMLTSSSGAKIPLSQVADVKTSTGESTITREMNRRHLTVKLNVRNRDLGSLLKEAQQKIEDNITYDHNKFHIEWGGQFENQHRAYNRLAIIVPLTLCLMFVLLYGAFGQFRQAGLLMVVVPLALFGGMLALNVRGMSLNVSSAVGFIALFGVAIQNGVIMISHINDLRKKGHALLEAVLMGAEQRFRPVLMTATVAILGLFPASMATGIGSDVQRPLATVIVYGLLFATILTLFVLPALYYLVERKWGKDSDFVKVEETEEN; encoded by the coding sequence ATGAAAAAAAATATAATAGATACAGCTATACACAAAAGATGGCTTGTTGCTGCTTTGTTTGGCTTACTGTGTATCTTCGGTTATTATTCTTGGAAGCAATTATCCATAGAAGCTTATCCCGATATTGCAGATACAACCTCACAAGTAGTGACGCAAGTACCAGGCTTAGCTGCTGAAGAAATTGAATTACAGATTACAATTCCTATTGAGCGTGCACTAAATGGAATGCCAGGGATGCACGTGATGCGTAGTAATAGTACGTTTGGATTATCCATGATTACGCTTGTTTTTGAGGATGGAGTCGATGATTATTTTGCTCGTCAACGTATTCAAGAACGCCTAAATGCAGTGGAATTACCTTATGAAGCTGTTCCTGAATTAGATCCCTTAACCTCGCCAATTGGAGAAGTATATCGCTATATTATCGAAGGGGATGGATATAGTTTACGTGAGCTTACGGATATTCAAAACTTTGTGATTATTCCGAAATTAAATCAAGTTTCAGGTGTAGCAGAAGTAACGAATTTTGGAGGGATTACGACACAATTTCAAATTGAATTAGATCCACATAAATTAGAACAATACGATTTATCATTAAGTGATGTAACGGAAACAATTGAAGAAAACAACGTAAACTCTGGAGGAAGTGTGTTGACACGTGGAGATTTAGGGTATGTTGTTCGCGGAATTGGGTTGGTGAAAGACTTAGAAGACTTAGGAAAAATCGTTGTAAAAGCGGATAATGGTATTCCCATTTTCTTAAAAGATTTAGGTCGTTTAAAATATGGAAATGTCGAGCGCAAAGGAGTTTTAGGCTATTCAGATAAAGAGCGTAATTACTCCGATAGTATTGAAGGAATTGTCCTTTTATTGAAGGGAGAAAATCCATCAGTAGTACTAGATAAAATCCACCAATATGTGGACGAATTAAACAACGAATTACTGCCAGAAGGCGTTAAGATTCACACGTTTTTAGACCGTACAGAATTAGTAGATACAACGCTACATACCGTATCAACCACGTTGATTGAAGGAATTAGCTTAGTGATTATCGTATTAATTGTGTTCTTAGGTAGTTGGAGAGGGGCTTTATTGGTAGCTATTACCATTCCAGTATCCCTGTTATTTGCCTTTATCTTAATGCATTTCACAGATATTCCAGCAAACTTATTGTCTTTAGGAGCAATTGACTTTGGTATTATTGTCGATGGTGCCATTGTGATGATGGAGTCCATCCTCAAGAAGCGAGAGGATAATCCGAATGAAGAACTAAAAGAGAAATCAATTGCACAACGTACGAAAGAAGTAGCAAAACCTGTGTTTTTCGCAACGATTATTATTATCACGGCCTATTTACCTCTTTTTGCTTTTGAGCGTGTAGAAAAGAAACTATTTACGCCAATGGCATTCACCGTAGGATTTGCTTTGTTGGGGGCTCTTTTAGTAGCGCTATTCTTAATCCCAGGGTTGGCTTATGCGGTGTATAAAAAACCAAGAAAAATATACCACAATAAGTGGTTGGAAAAACTAACGGGATTGTATCATAATCGCATTGAAAAGATTATGAAAAGACCGAAACAAGTGTTTTTACCCATCGTTATTGTATTGGCGATTACAGTTGGATTAACGGTAAAAGTGGGGAAAGACTTTTTACCGCCTTTAGATGAAGGATCTATTTGGTTACAGGTGACTTTACCTCCAGGAATTTCCTTGGAGAAATCCAAAGAGATGAGTGATACACTACGTGCGAGAACAATGAAGTACGAAGAGGTGACTTATGTTATGGTGCAAGCTGGACGAAATGATGATGGTACGGATCCATTTACGCCTTCCCATTTTGAGTGTTCTATTGGGATCAAACCTTATAAAGAATGGCCAAGAGGCAAAACGAAAAATGACCTAATTGAAGAGTTGGCTGCAGAATATGAATCGCTTCCTGGATTTACAGTAGGATTTGCACAACCCATGATTGATGGTGTAATGGATAAGATTTCTGGAGCACATAGTGAATTAGTGGTTAAAGTGTATGGAGAAGATTTCCACGAAACTAGACGTATTGCCAATGAAGTGCTAGGAACATTGAAAACAGTAGATGGCGCAGTAGATTTAGCGATTGATCAAGAACCACCTTTACCACAATTACAGATTCATGCAAATCGAGATAAAATTGCACAATATGGATTGAATGTAGCAGATGTAGCGGAATTGATTGAAGTGGCGATTGGTGGAAAAGCGATTTCTCAAATCTTTATTGGAAATAAGGTGTATGATATTAGTGCGCGTTATACGGAAGAGAGTAGAAATACGCCCGAAAAGATTGCTAATCTAATGTTGACTTCGAGTAGTGGAGCGAAGATTCCCTTGTCACAAGTGGCGGATGTAAAAACAAGTACAGGAGAAAGTACCATTACACGTGAGATGAACAGACGTCATTTAACAGTAAAATTAAACGTTCGTAACCGCGATTTGGGTTCTTTATTGAAAGAAGCACAACAAAAAATAGAGGACAACATTACATATGATCACAATAAATTCCACATTGAGTGGGGAGGACAATTTGAAAATCAACACCGTGCCTACAATCGTTTGGCGATTATCGTTCCGCTTACTTTGTGTTTGATGTTTGTGTTACTCTATGGAGCGTTTGGTCAGTTCAGACAAGCTGGGTTATTGATGGTGGTAGTTCCTTTGGCTCTTTTTGGAGGAATGTTAGCCTTGAATGTGAGAGGGATGTCCTTGAACGTGTCTTCAGCCGTTGGATTTATTGCACTCTTTGGAGTCGCGATTCAGAATGGAGTGATTATGATTTCCCATATTAATGACTTGCGCAAGAAAGGACATGCACTGTTAGAAGCTGTATTGATGGGAGCCGAGCAACGATTTAGACCAGTATTAATGACCGCAACTGTAGCAATTTTGGGATTATTCCCTGCTTCTATGGCAACGGGAATCGGTTCAGATGTTCAACGTCCATTGGCAACAGTAATTGTATATGGATTGTTATTCGCTACTATTTTAACCCTTTTTGTATTGCCTGCTTTGTATTATTTAGTAGAACGCAAATGGGGAAAAGACAGTGACTTTGTGAAAGTAGAAGAAACAGAAGAAAACTAG
- a CDS encoding TolC family protein, with translation MNIVKKYISISVMSIVCGGTMYAQNGHTEEATNKSTLTYKEFLSKMVVNNLSYAAEKYNINIAEAEVQAAKAFPDPELSFGWADNQQKRMQMGYGFEAELSWDLELGGKRKARKNLAHDQKVLAELELQEFFHTLRAESTVTFLEAMQNKMLYDIQKDSYESMRQVAQSDSIRYSLGQISQVDAIQSKLEAKSMLNDLQDADDAWENSLIEVRNIISARRIDSIYLPVGDFNQFVRLFALEDLIVTAQNNRADFLVAQQNKVVAGRQVALARAERVIDLGLNLGVENNSFVKNAVAPTPGNTVVKAGISVPLKFSNRRDAGLKTALYEERQAELEYDMVELELEKEITQAYRNYLTKQKQIQRFENGMLDEAKQVFEGIKYSYQRGASSLLEVLDAQRTYNETQQAYAETLFGYAESLVELEKAVGIWDIDF, from the coding sequence ATGAATATTGTAAAGAAATATATAAGTATAAGTGTGATGTCAATCGTTTGTGGTGGCACGATGTATGCGCAAAATGGGCATACGGAGGAAGCGACAAATAAAAGCACACTGACCTATAAGGAGTTTCTATCCAAAATGGTAGTAAACAACTTGAGCTATGCTGCGGAAAAGTATAATATCAACATTGCAGAGGCAGAAGTACAAGCAGCTAAAGCATTTCCCGATCCAGAATTGAGTTTTGGTTGGGCAGATAATCAGCAAAAACGCATGCAAATGGGGTATGGATTTGAGGCGGAATTATCTTGGGATTTGGAGCTTGGAGGAAAGCGAAAAGCAAGAAAGAACTTAGCACACGATCAAAAAGTATTAGCAGAATTAGAGCTGCAAGAATTCTTTCACACGTTGCGTGCAGAATCAACGGTTACCTTTTTGGAGGCCATGCAAAACAAGATGTTGTATGATATCCAAAAGGATTCGTATGAATCAATGCGTCAAGTAGCCCAATCGGATAGTATTCGCTATTCTTTGGGACAAATTAGCCAAGTCGATGCGATCCAAAGTAAGTTGGAAGCCAAGTCGATGCTCAATGATTTACAAGATGCGGATGATGCTTGGGAAAATAGTTTGATTGAAGTGCGCAACATCATTAGTGCACGTCGAATTGATTCGATTTATCTACCCGTAGGGGATTTTAATCAATTCGTTCGACTGTTTGCCTTGGAGGATCTTATTGTAACCGCTCAGAATAATCGTGCAGATTTTCTAGTTGCTCAACAAAATAAAGTAGTTGCGGGGCGTCAAGTTGCGTTAGCGAGAGCAGAACGCGTGATTGATTTAGGGTTGAATTTAGGGGTTGAAAATAATTCATTTGTCAAAAATGCAGTGGCTCCTACACCTGGGAATACCGTAGTGAAAGCGGGTATTTCAGTTCCTTTGAAATTTTCCAATCGACGTGATGCGGGGTTGAAAACCGCTTTGTATGAAGAAAGACAAGCAGAGTTGGAATACGACATGGTCGAATTGGAGTTGGAAAAAGAAATCACACAGGCGTATCGCAATTATCTAACCAAGCAAAAGCAAATTCAACGTTTTGAGAATGGCATGTTAGATGAAGCTAAACAGGTATTTGAAGGAATTAAGTATAGCTATCAACGTGGTGCTAGTAGCTTATTGGAAGTGTTAGATGCACAACGTACGTATAACGAAACCCAACAAGCGTATGCAGAAACTTTATTCGGTTATGCAGAATCGTTGGTGGAGTTAGAAAAAGCGGTGGGAATTTGGGATATTGATTTTTAA
- a CDS encoding outer membrane beta-barrel protein produces MKHIIFSLIVLTGLSMKAQDFNEDLKGRTSFSVKAGWLQSTLKGDDVNELAVEGKIDKRNNFFVGVSVDNSIGTYFGLKHELYYQNYGADFKRSLDEHTFDATLEMHSLRLNPISPTFKIGGLQVYAGPYINMLLYSSITAIDEEGKTYKDHGIFGSTEDDQEDSKYLQKMDYGVTAGIEYQFKFGLIVGAQYTRGFASIFDNSNTFGVEENTGANDLKIYNQNFGVYVGYRF; encoded by the coding sequence ATGAAACACATTATATTCAGTTTAATAGTATTAACTGGGCTTTCTATGAAAGCACAGGACTTCAATGAAGATCTAAAAGGAAGAACCTCTTTTAGTGTAAAAGCGGGTTGGTTACAATCTACCCTAAAAGGTGATGACGTGAATGAATTAGCCGTAGAGGGCAAAATAGATAAACGCAATAACTTTTTTGTAGGGGTAAGTGTAGATAATAGTATCGGAACTTATTTTGGATTAAAACACGAATTGTATTATCAGAATTACGGCGCAGACTTTAAACGATCACTAGATGAGCATACGTTTGATGCCACGTTAGAGATGCACAGTTTGCGTTTGAATCCCATTAGCCCTACGTTTAAAATAGGGGGATTGCAAGTGTATGCAGGACCTTACATCAATATGTTGTTGTACTCTTCGATTACGGCTATAGATGAAGAAGGAAAAACATATAAAGATCACGGTATCTTTGGTTCAACAGAAGACGACCAAGAGGATAGTAAATACCTGCAAAAGATGGATTATGGGGTTACAGCAGGTATAGAATATCAATTCAAATTTGGGTTAATCGTAGGTGCACAATATACCCGAGGATTTGCTTCCATTTTTGACAATTCCAATACGTTTGGGGTAGAAGAAAATACAGGAGCCAATGACCTCAAAATCTACAATCAAAATTTTGGCGTTTATGTAGGCTATCGCTTTTAG
- a CDS encoding HAD family hydrolase gives MNKIKVVAFDADDTLWINEPFFREAEQQFCILMEDYLTHQSISQILFKTQVDNLPLYGYGIKGFTLSMIESAEIISKGTLNVKIIDKIVKIGKGLLTKPVELIDDVEAILQELQTKYRLVVATKGDLKDQHRKLHKSGLGSYFHHIEVMTDKEKIDYEKLLLRLDVQPEEFIMIGNSLRSDVLPVLELGGYAVHVPFHTTWLHEHIEHPVIHENFTSIKKLSEIKGLL, from the coding sequence ATGAATAAAATTAAAGTTGTTGCATTTGATGCAGACGATACGCTTTGGATTAATGAACCTTTTTTCAGAGAAGCCGAACAACAATTTTGTATTTTGATGGAAGACTACCTTACGCATCAAAGTATTTCTCAAATTCTCTTCAAAACACAAGTAGATAATTTACCACTTTATGGTTACGGAATCAAGGGATTTACACTTTCCATGATTGAATCCGCTGAAATTATCTCTAAGGGAACTTTAAACGTAAAAATTATTGATAAGATTGTCAAAATAGGAAAGGGATTATTGACGAAACCCGTTGAATTGATTGACGATGTAGAAGCGATTCTCCAAGAATTACAAACAAAATACCGTTTAGTCGTTGCTACCAAAGGGGATTTAAAAGACCAACATCGCAAATTACACAAATCGGGATTGGGTTCTTATTTTCATCATATTGAAGTAATGACAGATAAAGAAAAGATCGATTATGAAAAACTACTACTGCGATTAGACGTACAACCAGAGGAATTTATCATGATTGGAAATTCGTTGCGCTCTGATGTGTTACCCGTCTTGGAACTAGGGGGCTATGCCGTACACGTTCCTTTTCACACAACTTGGTTACACGAGCACATTGAACACCCTGTGATTCACGAGAACTTTACCTCCATTAAAAAGTTATCTGAAATTAAAGGCCTGTTGTAA
- a CDS encoding Crp/Fnr family transcriptional regulator: MDIDQILTAIYPLPEPSLTALKSLCSELHLPKGHIILEADRIEHNIYFIKQGVVRAFSSHEDGEITFWFGEEGSTILSMNNYVENQKSYESIELLVDCELYQVNVHELSDYYLTDIHIANFGRKLAEKELMRLEKRIISRDLLSATARYKDLISNYPTIIQRVPLKHIASYLGITQVSLSRIRKDV; the protein is encoded by the coding sequence ATGGATATCGATCAAATTCTTACGGCTATTTATCCTCTACCTGAGCCTTCCCTGACGGCGCTAAAGAGTTTGTGTAGTGAATTACATCTACCGAAAGGCCATATTATACTTGAAGCAGATCGCATTGAACACAACATCTACTTCATCAAGCAAGGGGTTGTTCGTGCTTTTTCCTCTCATGAAGATGGGGAAATTACCTTTTGGTTTGGCGAAGAGGGAAGCACTATTTTATCCATGAATAACTATGTAGAAAATCAAAAGAGCTATGAGAGTATTGAACTTTTAGTTGATTGTGAACTCTATCAGGTAAATGTTCATGAGCTAAGTGACTATTATTTAACGGACATCCACATTGCTAACTTTGGACGCAAATTGGCAGAAAAGGAACTCATGCGTTTAGAAAAGCGTATTATCTCTCGCGATTTACTATCCGCTACAGCCCGTTATAAAGATTTAATTTCCAACTATCCGACGATTATTCAACGCGTACCTCTCAAACATATCGCTTCCTATTTGGGGATTACCCAAGTTAGCTTGAGCCGCATACGCAAAGATGTTTAA
- the pafA gene encoding alkaline phosphatase PafA: MNFKSTVITAMCCFFSFAVLASEKLEKPKLVVGLVVDQMRWDYLYRYYDRYSENGFKRLLNEGFSSENTLIDYVPTYTAIGHSTIYTGSVPAIHGIAGNDFIIQATGQNMYCTQDDSVQAVGGEGKVGQQSPKNLLVSTITDQLKLATNFQSKVIGIAIKDRGGILPAGHFANAAYWLDGKTGDWITSTYYMKDLPKWVKGFNKEKVVDQYYKQGWKTLYPIDTYVLSTADDNLYEETFKGEKTPTFPRDLVKLKKENGYELIKSTPQGNTLTLDFAKRAIENEQLGNNPLQVTDFLAVSLSSTDYIGHQFAINSIEIEDTYLRLDRDIADFLTYLDQHIGKGNYTLFLSADHGAAHNPKFFADQKGNSGYFDTKAIRKDLNEKLASKFGVADLVKSLANYQVHLNYEVIEANDVEEDEVIAAAIKLLKKVDGVAFVVDMNEAAESSVPQILRERIINGYNFKRSGAIQIILEPQWFSGSKDGKGTTHGSWNSYDAHIPAVFLGWGVKPGKTTRQTHMTDIAPTIAQILKIEFPNGNIGTPIQEAIEQ, translated from the coding sequence ATGAATTTTAAGTCAACGGTAATTACAGCCATGTGCTGCTTCTTTTCCTTTGCTGTTTTAGCAAGTGAAAAATTAGAAAAACCAAAATTAGTGGTGGGTCTTGTAGTTGATCAAATGCGCTGGGATTATTTATATCGTTATTATGATCGATATAGTGAAAATGGATTTAAGCGCTTGTTAAACGAAGGGTTCTCCAGCGAAAATACATTGATTGATTATGTACCAACGTATACAGCAATTGGACATAGTACCATTTATACAGGAAGCGTACCGGCAATACATGGGATTGCAGGAAATGATTTTATCATCCAAGCAACAGGACAAAACATGTACTGTACCCAAGATGATAGCGTTCAGGCAGTTGGAGGAGAAGGAAAAGTAGGACAGCAATCACCAAAGAATTTATTGGTGTCTACGATTACCGATCAATTGAAATTAGCGACTAATTTTCAATCGAAAGTAATTGGAATTGCCATCAAAGATAGAGGAGGAATTCTTCCTGCTGGTCATTTTGCTAATGCTGCATATTGGTTAGATGGTAAAACAGGCGATTGGATTACGAGTACATATTATATGAAGGATTTGCCAAAATGGGTAAAGGGATTCAATAAAGAAAAAGTAGTAGATCAATACTATAAACAAGGATGGAAGACGTTGTATCCGATAGATACGTATGTGTTGAGTACGGCAGATGACAACTTGTATGAAGAGACTTTTAAAGGAGAGAAAACACCAACATTCCCTCGTGATTTAGTAAAGCTAAAGAAAGAAAATGGGTATGAGTTAATTAAAAGTACACCGCAAGGAAATACCTTAACGTTGGATTTTGCTAAACGTGCAATTGAAAACGAACAATTGGGGAATAACCCTTTACAAGTAACGGATTTCTTAGCTGTAAGTTTATCATCTACGGATTATATTGGACATCAATTTGCCATTAATTCAATTGAAATCGAAGATACCTATTTGCGTTTAGACCGCGATATCGCTGATTTCTTAACGTATTTAGACCAACATATAGGGAAAGGGAACTATACGTTATTCTTAAGTGCTGACCATGGAGCTGCTCATAATCCTAAGTTTTTTGCGGATCAAAAAGGAAACTCAGGATATTTTGACACAAAGGCGATTCGAAAAGACTTGAATGAAAAATTAGCAAGTAAGTTTGGGGTAGCTGATTTGGTAAAAAGCTTAGCCAATTATCAAGTACACTTGAACTATGAAGTGATTGAAGCAAATGATGTAGAAGAGGATGAAGTTATTGCTGCTGCAATCAAACTATTGAAAAAAGTTGACGGTGTGGCTTTCGTGGTGGATATGAATGAAGCTGCGGAATCATCAGTACCTCAGATATTGAGAGAACGCATCATCAATGGATACAATTTCAAACGCAGCGGAGCGATTCAGATTATCTTAGAACCACAATGGTTTAGTGGATCGAAAGATGGAAAAGGAACGACACATGGTAGTTGGAATTCATACGATGCGCATATTCCAGCAGTATTCTTAGGATGGGGAGTTAAACCAGGAAAAACAACCCGTCAAACACATATGACAGATATTGCACCAACAATAGCACAAATCTTGAAAATAGAGTTCCCTAATGGTAACATTGGAACACCAATCCAAGAAGCAATTGAACAATAA
- a CDS encoding M16 family metallopeptidase produces MKKRYLLYGFIFSMSSVLHAQYKTLTKTDANGFTYEYVENDPANARIYTLNNGLKVYLAQNHDEPRIQTYIPVRTGSNNDPEDSTGLAHYLEHMLFKGTSKLGTVNWEVEQAMIKKISDLYEQHKNEKDVEKKKAIYKKIDEISKEASQYAVANEYDKSVASIGATGTNAHTWFEETVYKNVIPSNELEKFLIIEKERFSQLVLRLFHTELEAVYEEFNRGQDNDFWASNEKMMAMLFPTTHYGTQTTIGTSEHLKNPSMVAIHNYFDQYYVPNNIAVVLVGDIQFDETIQMVNKYFGAMKKGVQPKEYVAVEQPIQGIKSAEVFSPQAERVEMGFRLGGAKTQDALFVTMIDMLLSNGQAGLIDLDINQKQKTLYAGSSSMIMKDYSVHELTGMPNEGQTLEEVRDIMLEQIEKIKKGEFDDWLLQAVINELRKNSMKALEDNDSMATAMYQAFIQGRSWEDAVSEIDRMEKITKADIVRFANENYKDNYAIVYKRQGENKDLVRVENPGITPIDLNRDSESAFYKALNQVTVKDIQPEFVDFNKALKREKIGKIKTTLYSIENVTNDLATVTYITPVGSDHDKKLSLALEYLDYIGTNKYSPADIRKEFYKLGVDYSLNTGTDKSYITIAGLKENIPAGIKLLEHLLTDAKADQEAYENLVDQILKSRFDAKSSKGGIQRALNSYIMSGNQLSRFKDILSEAELQAINPTELVGLLHKFFDYNQEVFYYGNDLATVKKAIVANHNLGKGKVRPVQKVYAEPMTDGTVYFAPYDMVQAEISYRGRESKFNKDLLATSSVFNSYFGGGMASVVFQEIRESKSLAYSAYAAYANAGKSDKYNYVMAYVGTQANKLPQAVDAMMDLMNDMPQAQNQFENAKNSALKNIATQRYTKAQIFFYWLGLQERGIDYDINKDIYKQTQEMQLSDLVNFFNQHVKGKTFNVGLLGKKENLDWEAVKKFGTIKELTLEDLFGY; encoded by the coding sequence ATGAAAAAAAGATACCTATTGTATGGTTTTATATTTTCAATGAGTAGTGTATTACACGCTCAATATAAAACACTTACAAAAACGGATGCCAACGGATTTACCTATGAATATGTAGAGAATGATCCAGCAAATGCTCGAATTTATACCTTAAATAATGGGCTAAAAGTTTACTTAGCACAGAATCACGATGAGCCAAGAATCCAAACGTATATTCCTGTTCGTACAGGTTCAAATAATGATCCAGAAGACAGTACAGGTTTAGCACACTACTTGGAACATATGTTGTTCAAAGGAACTTCTAAATTAGGAACGGTTAATTGGGAAGTAGAGCAAGCAATGATTAAAAAAATCTCTGACTTGTATGAGCAACACAAAAATGAAAAGGATGTAGAAAAGAAAAAAGCAATCTATAAAAAGATTGATGAAATTTCGAAAGAAGCATCTCAATATGCGGTTGCTAATGAGTATGATAAATCGGTAGCTTCTATTGGAGCAACAGGAACGAATGCACATACTTGGTTTGAGGAAACGGTATATAAAAATGTCATTCCTTCAAATGAATTAGAAAAATTCCTAATCATTGAAAAAGAGCGTTTTTCTCAATTGGTATTGCGTTTATTCCATACCGAATTAGAGGCTGTATACGAAGAGTTTAACCGTGGTCAAGATAATGACTTCTGGGCGTCAAATGAGAAGATGATGGCGATGTTGTTTCCAACAACACACTATGGAACGCAAACGACAATTGGAACGTCCGAGCATTTGAAAAATCCTTCTATGGTAGCGATCCACAATTACTTTGATCAATATTATGTACCAAATAATATTGCGGTAGTATTAGTGGGAGATATCCAGTTTGATGAGACGATTCAAATGGTAAACAAGTATTTCGGTGCGATGAAAAAAGGAGTTCAGCCGAAAGAATATGTAGCGGTTGAGCAACCCATTCAAGGAATTAAATCGGCTGAGGTATTTAGTCCACAAGCGGAGCGCGTAGAGATGGGCTTCCGTTTAGGTGGTGCAAAAACACAAGATGCTTTATTTGTAACGATGATTGACATGCTATTGAGCAATGGTCAAGCAGGTTTGATTGACTTAGATATCAACCAAAAACAAAAAACGTTATACGCAGGTAGTTCATCTATGATCATGAAAGATTATTCGGTTCATGAACTAACAGGTATGCCTAACGAAGGACAAACCTTAGAAGAGGTGAGAGATATCATGTTAGAGCAAATCGAAAAAATCAAAAAAGGAGAATTTGACGATTGGTTATTACAAGCTGTTATCAATGAATTGAGAAAGAATTCAATGAAAGCATTAGAAGATAATGATTCGATGGCTACTGCAATGTATCAAGCTTTTATTCAAGGTAGATCTTGGGAAGATGCAGTGAGTGAAATCGACCGCATGGAGAAAATTACCAAAGCGGATATCGTGCGTTTTGCTAACGAGAATTACAAAGATAACTATGCGATTGTGTATAAACGCCAAGGAGAAAACAAAGATTTAGTTCGCGTTGAAAACCCTGGAATTACGCCAATTGATTTAAATAGAGATAGTGAATCAGCATTCTATAAAGCATTAAATCAAGTAACTGTTAAAGATATTCAACCAGAATTCGTTGATTTCAACAAAGCGTTGAAAAGAGAGAAAATTGGCAAAATCAAAACAACGTTATACAGCATTGAAAATGTAACGAATGACTTAGCTACTGTAACGTATATCACACCAGTAGGATCTGATCACGACAAGAAATTAAGTTTAGCTTTAGAGTACTTGGATTATATTGGAACTAACAAATATTCTCCAGCAGATATTCGCAAAGAGTTTTACAAATTAGGGGTTGATTATTCATTGAATACAGGAACAGATAAATCATATATCACGATTGCTGGATTAAAAGAGAATATCCCTGCGGGAATTAAATTGTTAGAGCACTTATTGACAGATGCAAAAGCAGATCAAGAGGCATACGAAAATTTAGTGGACCAAATTTTGAAGTCTCGTTTTGATGCAAAATCAAGTAAAGGTGGAATTCAACGTGCATTGAATAGCTATATCATGTCTGGAAATCAGTTAAGTAGATTTAAAGATATTTTGAGCGAAGCAGAATTACAAGCAATCAACCCAACAGAATTAGTAGGGTTGTTACATAAATTCTTTGATTATAATCAAGAAGTATTCTACTACGGAAATGATTTAGCAACGGTGAAAAAAGCAATCGTAGCGAATCACAACTTAGGAAAAGGAAAAGTTAGACCAGTACAAAAAGTGTATGCTGAACCAATGACAGACGGAACGGTTTATTTTGCTCCTTATGATATGGTACAAGCAGAAATCTCGTACCGTGGTAGAGAAAGTAAGTTTAACAAAGACTTATTAGCAACATCAAGTGTATTCAATAGCTACTTTGGTGGAGGAATGGCATCTGTTGTTTTCCAAGAAATTAGAGAGTCAAAATCATTGGCTTATTCTGCTTATGCAGCTTATGCAAATGCAGGAAAATCAGATAAGTATAATTACGTAATGGCGTATGTGGGTACACAAGCAAACAAATTACCACAAGCCGTTGATGCGATGATGGACTTGATGAATGATATGCCTCAAGCACAAAATCAGTTTGAAAATGCAAAGAATTCAGCATTGAAAAACATTGCAACACAACGTTATACAAAAGCACAGATTTTCTTCTACTGGTTAGGATTGCAAGAAAGAGGAATTGATTATGATATCAACAAAGATATTTACAAACAAACCCAAGAGATGCAATTGTCTGATTTGGTAAACTTCTTTAATCAACACGTAAAAGGAAAAACGTTTAACGTAGGTCTATTAGGTAAAAAAGAAAACTTAGATTGGGAAGCCGTTAAAAAATTCGGTACCATCAAAGAATTAACTTTAGAAGATCTATTCGGAT